The nucleotide sequence AGTTGGGCAATTTGTTTCGCTTTGTCTGCAAAGGGAAAGGGAAAACAATGCCAGGTGAACTGGAGGGGGTTGCGCACTTTTCGACActcatttgcaattttttgttaattttttgccTTTGTCAGCCGACTGCCGATGGCCGCCGCTGATAAGAATTTGCCGCAACTCCGACGCAACAATGcaataattacaatttatatttGCAGATAGAAATCGCACATTAAGCAACGGCAGCGCGAAGGCaaaattgcaactgcaacagcaatagcaactgCAGCCGCTGCCTCAGTTAACCCATGAGGCCCATAAAAAagtcgacaaaaaaaaaaaatacctgtCAACGTGTGCGTTTTAACGCTTCGTCAATTTTGGCCAGTGGGCGAAGTTAAGGTCGCTGTTAACGTTAATGTCCAAGCCGAAAGTTAAGGCAGCTGCTTCCAGTCTGCTGCTTCCAGCTGCTTTTGCTTTCTGCTCTTGCTTTCTGCTTGTGCTTTCTGCTTGTGCTCATGCTTTTGCAGCACAATTGTCGGCTGCTGCAGGGGTCATTGCCAAAAATTTCAGTCGACTCGGGTGGCCGACGTAAAGAAAAGAATCAGGCAAAAGACAAATTTCCAATGCTCCACAAAAGAGTGCAGGGTATAAGGGAGGCAAACGATGACAAGGATCAAGGAGCAAAGGAGCAGTGACTTTTGTATACATTCGCTGATCCGAAATATGCCATGTTACTTATCCCACAATAAAATTCATATAGTATCCTAATTAATTTGGGTGAATATATCCCTTCATAAAATCGCTATACCCCATCAACATAAGAAGGATATTGCCCAAAACTGACCCAAAAACAGCAGACGGTCGATGCAGTCAATTTGGTGGTCCACTTTGCATATGTCAAAATTAAAGTTGACCTGATCCTGATCCGCAGACGGTGGCCACTGTATCCAGTTACACGTTTGACACCTGGCCTCAGCTGGCTGCGTCTGCCTGGGGGCCATCCCTTTCATCTGGCGCAACTCAAACTGCTGGCGACTGCCGAAAAAGATCAGAGAGTGATCCACTTGGCCTCGTTTGATCCTGCTCCTGAGGTCTTGCGACTTCGGTTGGCCACGCGTGCGCCAGATCGGGTTACCAAACAAAGTAAGAAGGCCTGCGAAGGAGATGGCTTTCTGGGGGCCAAGGACCTCCTGCCAggatgcgaaaaaaaaacagcagtttGTTTGACTCTCTGGGTGGTCCACTCGGATGCTGTTGGCCATCGCTTTCGCTGGCAATGAAAGGCTAAAGGCGAAGAGAATGCCACTCGTCAAAGGAAACTCTTGCGTAAGAGATTACTCCTAAAATCCTATGTATAGAAGATATTCCACAACAGCAAAATGTTCGTTTCAAGTATAGTTGCACCTTTGACAATCGGCAGCTACCTCCTTCCCAATCGCTCGGCAGTAAATCATCGCAGCAAGGACACTTCAATTAGGCCATAGCGCCGCCTGAGCAGCTCCTTTGTGCCGTTTTCTCGTTTCCACCGCGTTCCAATCGCAATTAGCAATTAGCACAACATTAGTGCGGCTGACCTTTGACCTCGCTGCCACTCCCGCTGCGCCCGTCATTGTCCCTGTCCTTGTGCGCGAATGTCTCCTGTATCTCCTGTGAATACCCCCCCGGTTTCCATTCGAGGAGTGTTCCCTGTGCTCTGTGTTTTGTCACGCATTCATTCGCCAAATGGCCGGCAATAATTTGCGGTCGTCCCATTGTGTCCTTCGTCCTTAGTCCTTCGTCGCGAGCAGGCGCCGCCGCATATTTACATAATTGCCCATGTCTCAGTGTCTCACGCCATAACGCCGTAAACACGGCAACGAAGATATAGCCCGCAGTTCCAGATACTCGCAGTCAGCTAGATTTGTGTGCTTGGGCATAAATATGAATTTGAAAGGTGCGGAAAACACACTCGCAAATAGGAACCACTATGAATACACTGAACAGAACACAATTTAAACCAGAAGTTTAGTTTCTTAACTTACCTAAAGCATAGCAAACTCAAAACAAGCGCATCGAATCTagcaacttttaaaatatcttCTCATAAAACCTTGTCTAATTCATCTAATCTAATTCAGTTGCTACAATGAGTCTGGGAAGAAATGTCTTCTTACTGTGTAGCATTCAGTTTTTATTATGCAAAGCCAAATTGAGTCTACACTCTCACTATCCAAATGTTGCAAAAActttggaaaacaaaaagttttaCGTTGACAGCCCATCGTGCAAAATGCCCGAAATGGATCCTTTTTCCGCTGACATTATGAGATTCTTTAAACGAAGGCAGTTCAGAGAGTGTAGCAGCGATAAAGATTTGCTAATAAGTGAGTTCGATTCGCATCTACGACAATACAGGATCAAAATTGATGAGAACTCTGCTCAGCAGCATTTAAAGAAGTTCGGCAATGCAACACTCAAGTGCGAATATCAGGTGATAGGTCGCAATAAAAAAGACTCGTTTCCGGATAATCATTTTAGGTAAGTTCAACTAGAATTcataagcaaataaattaacctttgttttgcagtttttcCAAACTACAACCCTTGAGTCAATCCTTTCTGGTACCAAAGACAATAGACTTTATATCCACCCAATGCCATGCCGTTCATGGAAACATCGATTTGAAGCTTCTGCAGAAGGACGCCTTTCTATTTGTACAGGATCGCCTGAATCACGAGCATAAGAACACGGAGCATCATCGTCCAGATTTGCAATCCAAGCCGAATGTGATCATCCTGGGCATTGATTCCACATCCCGCATGAACCTGAGACGCTCCATGCCCAAGGTTCACAAATTCTTGCAAAGACCAGGATGGTTTGAGATGCAGGGTTACAATAAGGTCGGTGAAAATACGCTGCCCAATCTTTTGGCCATACTCACTGGAAATGCCGAGGAAAACGCTCTATTCAATGGTCGATTTGGGCACAGCGGATTCATTGACAAACTAAAGTTCATTTGGCAGCTGTTCAAGAAGAATGGCTACATGACAGCTTTTGGAGAAGACTGCGCTAAGATTAACACATTTAACTACCAGAAGCCAGGATTTAAGCAACAGCCAGTGGATTTTTATCTTAGAAACTTTATTGTGGCTTTGGAAACTATTTTAAAGACGAGGCGCGAGTTTGGAAATGTTTTCTGCCTGGGACGAAAGTTGGGTTTCCAATACGTATTCGACTTTGCCAGGCAGTTTATGCAACGCTTTGAGAATTCAGCACCCGTATTTGGAATCTTCTGGAGCAATAGTTTCACCCATGAGGATTTCCTAGGAGCCACTGCCTTGGATCACGTATTCTTGGAATACCTTACGTTGTACGATGAACTTGGCTTTTTCAATCGTTCAATAGTAATGGTGTTGAGTGACCATGGCTATAGATATGGTGTGACTCGACAGGCTTCCAAATCGGGTTATCTGGAAGAACGTCTTCCACTAATGTTCATACATGTTCCTCCATGGTTCAGAAAGATATATCCCCAGTATGTGGAAAACCTGAAGATCAACCAGAATCGCCTGTCCTCAGGCTTTGATCTCCACATGACCCTACACCATCTGCTCCACCTGAATGCCACTTCTATGGCGGATTTCAGTCCAAAGCTTCAGGCATCGCAGTGTAAAATGTGCCAATCCCTGTTCTTCCAACTTCCGGCTAACAGAAACTGTTCTCATGCGGGAATCCGTGAAAAGTGGTGTTCCTGCGAACCCACTGAAACGGTAACCAACCAAAGGCTCCTCAGAAAAGTGGCTCAAGAGGTGGTGCATCATATGAATCGGCATTTGCGGGATCGAAACCTCACTACGCTTTGCCAGAATTACGCTTTAAAGAAGGTCCTTTACTTGGATAGCAAAATCTCATTGAGCGAAGACTCAGTCGAGGACGAACAGCTGCACACCTACATAATCACATTCGAAACCAATCCGAGTTCAGCGCATTTCGAGGCCACTGTACAGTGGAACTCGGAAAAGGAAACCTTGAACATGAATGTGGACGAGCTGAGTCGATTGGAATCCTACGAGAAGCATAGCAAGTGCACAAGAGATCCAATAATCAAGAAATATTGTATATGcaaagaatttaaataaatattctatCCAAAAAGGAACTATAACTATTCGAACAGGAAGTACGGCAATTGTCATTAAGCATTTAAGAATAGAGAAAATACGAATGAAACCATTACACAATCGCTTTCAGTGATTCGTGTTCCAGTTTTACCCAATTTATGATCAGCTTTTGCAGTTGCATTCATAGATGGACGGCGAGAGTGGGTCACAATTAGTGACCCCGCTTAAATCAGCGGAATCCGCTTTCCTCCGGTTCGCTGATTGCCAGCTTCCGGATGTGTCATCCCGCGATGAGACGGAATGGAGGAGTCTTCGCCAGCGCTGATCAGCGCGACAATTGCCCTTCCCTTGATTGCCATCAATTGCGCAAAACAGTCGCCGTGAATTGGGACTCGGATAGTACCGGGCAGTGATAAGCACAGCGAGTGGACAAGTGTGTCAGTGATGGATTACACTCATCCGCCGAGCAAGTGGCGCCAAAAATGCGTGGGAGAATGAGTCAGCCCATTGGATGGCGTCATGCGCGTGTGCAAGTCAGCAAGTTATATAGGCAGGTGCGGTTTGGGAAACTTTAAAGAACTTGAAAAAATTCTTACTTCTTAAAAGAAATTCGGCATTTCAATTTCCCGCTTTCGGCTGGCGCCTAGCTGCTTGTGAGCAGTGAAAGTCCTCGGAGGTCTTCGAGTTGTACCTCATTTAATCAATCCACGAAACCTTCTCACTTTGTCGGCGGCCACATTAAAGGAGCGGGGAAAACCCAAGTCGTAGATAACACCTAATTAGGGTGTAGAGAGGATCGTCGCCTGCGGACAAGGCGACTGACAACTTTAGCGCCACTTCCCCTGGCCATCGTCTTATTAGTGCGGGTGGTCGGCTGGAAGGGTCCGAGATCAATTTGGGAATCCGCCTAAGaagggccacgccccccaggAGCGGGTATTAGGAATCGAAAGGGGGCGGAGGAAGAAGCGGCACGCACGCAACCTGCGGCAGCTGCTACCTCAGCCTCCTCAAGCGGAATCCCTATCCCTTCGCTCGATTTGGTTTGTATCTGTATATTTTCATCGTCGCGGTCTAGGCCATCAGTGATGCCCCTGATTAACGGCTAATTCCAATGCTCGAATTATATAAGATAACTTGTTGAATGTCGTAAGAACGCCAATCTTTTATTTGACTAATTTTACTTCGAAGTTAGTATGGCTCTGGCTTGTTAAGACCATAGCCAATTTGGCATCACTGTTAGCCAGGCTTGTTTGTGCTCCGGGTGTCGCCGGCGATTCGATGCGTTTCCTTTGGCCAGCGGCCCAAGCTGAGATAATTACATGTTAATTCGTTAGCTCCTTTCGGTTTAAGACCTAAGACGACCAAAGGTCCGATGGACAAGACGCAATCGACACGAAGGCGGCGGCTCTCtttcgaatcgaatcgaatcgaatgggATCGAATGGATAATTAAGCAGTTGCCAACAATGTGTGCGGCATTTAATTGCCGATCGAGTTCGAGGCTTAAGGACACCATTCAGTTCCAGTTCCGATAAGTAGTCAGAAGCAATGAGTCAGAAGTCAAAAGTCAGCGGTTTGGAGTACGAAATATTCGATCTGAAAATGGACAGACGGAGGTAAATCACCTAAATCGGTGGAGTCGTATTaataactttaattaaaaacggcTGGTCTGGCGGCTGCCAGTTGAGAGAGATCTTCGAAAGTGTGGGAACCAAATTATTCAAATCGCCATAACCCACACGGCTCCACATCGGGACTCCTTTTTGAAGCACCTCCTCGGTGGCGAGGTGAGCTCTctcatatgcatatttattgcattttttctcgaCGCGCCGGCAACGCCCCCAAAAAATACTCACAATGGAATTTCAATTCCATTCCCCATTCGCCAGTCGCCAGTCGCCGACTTGCCAcaggatcggatcggatcggatccgAGGATCGGTGGTATTTCGTATTTGGTATTGGGCTCTCAGAATGCATTCGTTTTCGCgggaataattaaaatttatatatgtttGGGTTCGCTCCACTTgggttttctttgttttggccaGGCATCTTCTAATGCGTTCACCTTTGCGTCTGGCcggcaatcacacaaatccATTTCACTTTCATAACTCACTGGATGCAGGCAATTTACATGGGACTCCCCATCCCGGATTAcctttaaaaatgtttcgcCTCGGCGAGTCACGTTGTGGAAACGTTAACATGGATGCGTAACATTTAAATGGTTGTCAATTCGCAAATTGCTAACTCTTCCAGCAATTTTCTACACCGAGAGAACACAACTTGAGTTGTAAAAATGTACGAACTTTTCAGATTTCAGGCCATATTGGAGAAAAGAAATCAAACCAAAGTCTAAAGCTATATCTTAGTAAGTTTCTgcttaaattcttttttaaagtTCTATAGTAAAGTGAAAACTTTTTCAAGTGTCATATTCACTTTTCCCTTTCACACTGGCACTCTGTCATAATTGAGACAACGTGCGTAAAGTGGGCGGTGAATGGGTGAGGAAACAATGACACCGGCATCATCTGTACGACGATCCATTGGAGCGCCTGGCACGTCCGCAAAAGTGGCGTTTCCACTGTCCACTATTCGGCAGCCACTGCGACCCACTCCCAACTTGCAACTACTACCAACGCGCCCCATCAAGCAacccactccactccacatCCTCGTCGCGGATGCGGTACGCATTTGAAATGAGCCCAGCACTGAGTTCG is from Drosophila melanogaster chromosome 3L and encodes:
- the CG9168 gene encoding uncharacterized protein, with the translated sequence MSLGRNVFLLCSIQFLLCKAKLSLHSHYPNVAKTLENKKFYVDSPSCKMPEMDPFSADIMRFFKRRQFRECSSDKDLLISEFDSHLRQYRIKIDENSAQQHLKKFGNATLKCEYQVIGRNKKDSFPDNHFSFSKLQPLSQSFLVPKTIDFISTQCHAVHGNIDLKLLQKDAFLFVQDRLNHEHKNTEHHRPDLQSKPNVIILGIDSTSRMNLRRSMPKVHKFLQRPGWFEMQGYNKVGENTLPNLLAILTGNAEENALFNGRFGHSGFIDKLKFIWQLFKKNGYMTAFGEDCAKINTFNYQKPGFKQQPVDFYLRNFIVALETILKTRREFGNVFCLGRKLGFQYVFDFARQFMQRFENSAPVFGIFWSNSFTHEDFLGATALDHVFLEYLTLYDELGFFNRSIVMVLSDHGYRYGVTRQASKSGYLEERLPLMFIHVPPWFRKIYPQYVENLKINQNRLSSGFDLHMTLHHLLHLNATSMADFSPKLQASQCKMCQSLFFQLPANRNCSHAGIREKWCSCEPTETVTNQRLLRKVAQEVVHHMNRHLRDRNLTTLCQNYALKKVLYLDSKISLSEDSVEDEQLHTYIITFETNPSSAHFEATVQWNSEKETLNMNVDELSRLESYEKHSKCTRDPIIKKYCICKEFK